In Drosophila miranda strain MSH22 chromosome Y unlocalized genomic scaffold, D.miranda_PacBio2.1 Contig_Y3_pilon, whole genome shotgun sequence, a single window of DNA contains:
- the LOC117194430 gene encoding uncharacterized protein LOC117194430 — protein MSDVKIKFDWGDDSVDQPMPQAFKEKEVAKAGCHTPRVYRFKDIYEGKRKQQLSKCLEAERKQREFHSRPVPNFPQIHERQAAKPVVHRVTQPVPPNVLKNSDPAEMRRRQRLEEQRLRKEREDYQKHRQLTTFRASPSPFSTTPR, from the exons ATGTCTGatgtgaaaataaaattcGATTGGGGCGACGACAGTGTGGATCAGCCCATGCCACAGGCCTTCAAGGAGAAGGAGGTGGCCAAGGCCGGCTGCCACACCCCCCGGGTCTACCGCTTCAAGGACATCTACGAGGGCAAGAGGAAGCAGCAGCTGAGCAAGTGCCTCGAGGCGGAGCGCAAGCAGCGCGAGTTCCACAGCCGTCCAGTGCCCAACTTTCCCCAGATCCACGAGCGCCAGGCGGCCAAGCCCGTCGTCCACCGTGTCACCCAGCCAGTCCCCCCCAACGTGCTCAAGAACTCTGATCCGGCGGAGATGAGGCGCCGCCAGCGGCTG gaggagcagcgcCTCCGTAAGGAGCGTGAGGACTACCAGAAGCACCGCCAGTTGACCACGTTCCGGGCTAGTCCCAGCCCGTTCAGCACTACGCCACGTTAG
- the LOC117194431 gene encoding uncharacterized protein LOC117194431 has product MAVWMLLLLLLSVVAALLPCSRPLPAAGYGHSSHRTGRLAAAVAGVGVAPEHDLGSAASAGPSGIGAPWSMAGDVGRDAVAVVDATDPDRVGVAAAAVGGVAV; this is encoded by the exons atggctgtgtggatgctgctgctgctgttgttgtccgttgtggcggcactcctcccgtgctctcgtcccttgcctgcagcag GAtatgggcacagctcccatcgcactgggcgcctggctgctgctgtagctggggtTGGCGTGGCTCCGGAGcacgatttgggatcggctgcatcggctggaccctctggtattggcgccccctggtcgatggctggggatgttggtcgcgatgctgtagctgttgtCGATGCTACCGACCCGGAccgcgttggcgttgctgctgcggctgtgggtggagtggctgtgtga